Proteins from a genomic interval of Narcine bancroftii isolate sNarBan1 chromosome 12, sNarBan1.hap1, whole genome shotgun sequence:
- the nog2 gene encoding noggin-2, with protein sequence MEPPQCFLSCLCMLFLQNGLCQPYLHLRPVPSDSLPVLDIIEQPDPDHDPKGSDLDERALRKRLGSHFDPSYMSISPPGGDPSASRDPSSRLKPLGALPNDIKRLDLSETPYGRRMKMGKKARRRLQQWLWSYTYCPVLYSWKDLGGRFWPRFVKEGNCYNERSCSFPEGMLCKPVKSISKTFLRWYCQGWSKPRYCTWIPVQYPVISECKCGC encoded by the coding sequence ATGGAGCCGCCGCAGTGTTTCCTGAGCTGCCTGTGCATGCTGTTCCTCCAGAACGGCCTCTGCCAACCCTACCTGCACCTCCGGCCCGTGCCCAGTGACAGCTTGCCCGTGCTGGACATCATCGAGCAGCCAGACCCCGACCACGACCCCAAGGGCAGCGACCTGGACGAGCGCGCTCTCCGGAAGAGGCTCGGCAGCCACTTCGACCCCAGCTACATGTCCATCAGCCCGCCCGGGGGAGACCCGTCTGCGTCCCGGGACCCCAGCAGCCGCCTCAAGCCCTTGGGCGCTCTGCCCAACGACATCAAGAGGCTGGATCTGTCGGAGACGCCGTACGGCAGGAGGATGAAGATGGGCAAGAAGGCGAGGCGGAGGCTGCAGCAGTGGCTGTGGTCGTACACCTATTGCCCGGTGTTGTACTCCTGGAAGGACCTGGGAGGCCGTTTCTGGCCGCGCTTTGTCAAAGAAGGTAACTGCTACAACGAGAGGTCGTGTTCGTTCCCGGAAGGAATGCTGTGTAAACCTGTCAAATCCATCAGCAAGACTTTCCTGAGATGGTACTGCCAAGGATGGTCCAAGCCGCGGTACTGCACGTGGATACCTGTTCAATATCCTGTCATCTCGGAGTGCAAGTGTGGCTGTTGA